In a genomic window of Rhinopithecus roxellana isolate Shanxi Qingling chromosome 2, ASM756505v1, whole genome shotgun sequence:
- the AMBN gene encoding ameloblastin isoform X3, whose translation MKDLILILCLLEMSFAVPFFPQQTGTPGMASLSLETMRQLGSLQGLNTLSQYSRFGFGKSFNSLWMHGLLPPHSSLPWMRPREHETQQYEYSLPVHPPPLPSQPSLKPQQPGLKPLLQAAAATADEATAQKEALQPPIHLGQLLLQEELPLVQQQVAPSDKPPKPELPRVDFADPQGPSHPRMDFADPQGPSLPGLDFPDPQGPSIFQIARLISRGPMPQNKQSPLYPGMFYMPFGANQLNAPARLGIMSSEEMAGGRGDPMAYGAVFPGFGGMRSSLGGMPHKPAMGGDFTLEFDSPVAATKGPEKGEGGAQGSPMPEANPDNPENPAFLPELEPVAHAGLLALPEDDVPSLPRSPSGKMKGLPSVTPAAADPLVTPELADVYRTYDADMTTSVDFQDEVTMDTTMAPNSLQTSMPGNRAQEPEMMYDAWHFQEP comes from the exons ATGAAGGACCTGATACTGATCCTATGCCTCCTGGAAATGAGTTTTGCAGTGCCG ttctttCCTCAGCAAACTGGAACACCGGGTATGGCTAGTTTGAGCCTTGAG ACAATGAGACAGTTGGGAAGTCTGCAGGGATTAAACACACTTTCTCAG TATTCTAGATTTGGCTTTGGGAAATCATTTAATTCTTTGTGGATGCATGGTCTCCTCCCACCACATTCCTCTCTTCCATGGATGAGGCCAAGGGAACATGAAACTCAACAG TATGAATATTCTTTGCCTGTGCATCCCCCACCTCTCCCATCACAGCCATCCTTGAAGCCTCAACAGCCAGGACTGAAACCTCTCCTCCAGGCCGCTGCTGCAACCGCCGACGAGGCCACAGCACAGAAAGAAGCACTTCAGCCTCCAATTCACCTGGGACAGCTGCTCTTGCAGGAAGAACTGCCTCTGGTTCAGCAGCAGGTGGCACCATCAGATAAGCCACCAAAGCCTGAG CTCCCAAGAGTGGATTTTGCTGATCCACAAGGTCCATCA CACCCAAGAATGGATTTTGCTGATCCACAAGGTCCATCA CTCCCAGGATTGGATTTTCCTGATCCACAAGGTCCATCA ATTTTCCAAATAGCCCGTTTGATTTCTCGGGGACCAATGCCACAAAATAAACAATCtcca cttTATCCAGGAATGTTTTACATGCCTTTTGGAGCAAATCAATTG AATGCCCCTGCCAGACTTGGCATCATGAGTTCAGAAGAAATGGCA GGCGGGAGAGGAGACCCAATGGCCTATGGAGCCGTATTTCCAGGATTTGGAGGCATGAGGTCCAGCTTGGGGGGAATGCCCCACAAGCCAGCTATGGGTGGTGACTTCACTCTGGAATTTGACTCCCCAGTGGCTGCGACCAAAGGCCctgagaagggagaaggaggtgCACAAGGCTCCCCTATGCCGGAGGCCAACCCAGACAATCCAGAAAACCCAGCTTTCCTTCCAGAGCTAGAACCTGTTGCCCATGCAGGGCTCCTTGCTCTCCCTGAGGATGATGTTCCCAGCCTGCCAAGGAGCCCTTCCGGGAAGATGAAGGGACTCCCCAGCGTCACCCCAGCAGCTGCTGACCCACTGGTGACCCCTGAATTAGCTGATGTTTATAGGACCTACGATGCTGACATGACCACATCCGTGGATTTCCAGGACGAAGTAACCATGGATACCACAATGGCCCCAAACTCTCTGCAAACATCCATGCCAGGAAACAGAGCCCAGGAGCCGGAGATGATGTATGATGCGTGGCATTTCCAAGAGCCCTGA
- the AMBN gene encoding ameloblastin isoform X2, with translation MKDLILILCLLEMSFAVPFFPQQTGTPGMASLSLETMRQLGSLQGLNTLSQYSRFGFGKSFNSLWMHGLLPPHSSLPWMRPREHETQQYEYSLPVHPPPLPSQPSLKPQQPGLKPLLQAAAATADEATAQKEALQPPIHLGQLLLQEELPLVQQQVAPSDKPPKPELPGVDVADPQGPSLPRVDFADPQGPSLPGLDFPDPQGPSIFQIARLISRGPMPQNKQSPLYPGMFYMPFGANQLNAPARLGIMSSEEMAGGRGDPMAYGAVFPGFGGMRSSLGGMPHKPAMGGDFTLEFDSPVAATKGPEKGEGGAQGSPMPEANPDNPENPAFLPELEPVAHAGLLALPEDDVPSLPRSPSGKMKGLPSVTPAAADPLVTPELADVYRTYDADMTTSVDFQDEVTMDTTMAPNSLQTSMPGNRAQEPEMMYDAWHFQEP, from the exons ATGAAGGACCTGATACTGATCCTATGCCTCCTGGAAATGAGTTTTGCAGTGCCG ttctttCCTCAGCAAACTGGAACACCGGGTATGGCTAGTTTGAGCCTTGAG ACAATGAGACAGTTGGGAAGTCTGCAGGGATTAAACACACTTTCTCAG TATTCTAGATTTGGCTTTGGGAAATCATTTAATTCTTTGTGGATGCATGGTCTCCTCCCACCACATTCCTCTCTTCCATGGATGAGGCCAAGGGAACATGAAACTCAACAG TATGAATATTCTTTGCCTGTGCATCCCCCACCTCTCCCATCACAGCCATCCTTGAAGCCTCAACAGCCAGGACTGAAACCTCTCCTCCAGGCCGCTGCTGCAACCGCCGACGAGGCCACAGCACAGAAAGAAGCACTTCAGCCTCCAATTCACCTGGGACAGCTGCTCTTGCAGGAAGAACTGCCTCTGGTTCAGCAGCAGGTGGCACCATCAGATAAGCCACCAAAGCCTGAG CTCCCAGGAGTAGATGTTGCTGATCCACAAGGTCCATCA CTCCCAAGAGTGGATTTTGCTGATCCACAAGGTCCATCA CTCCCAGGATTGGATTTTCCTGATCCACAAGGTCCATCA ATTTTCCAAATAGCCCGTTTGATTTCTCGGGGACCAATGCCACAAAATAAACAATCtcca cttTATCCAGGAATGTTTTACATGCCTTTTGGAGCAAATCAATTG AATGCCCCTGCCAGACTTGGCATCATGAGTTCAGAAGAAATGGCA GGCGGGAGAGGAGACCCAATGGCCTATGGAGCCGTATTTCCAGGATTTGGAGGCATGAGGTCCAGCTTGGGGGGAATGCCCCACAAGCCAGCTATGGGTGGTGACTTCACTCTGGAATTTGACTCCCCAGTGGCTGCGACCAAAGGCCctgagaagggagaaggaggtgCACAAGGCTCCCCTATGCCGGAGGCCAACCCAGACAATCCAGAAAACCCAGCTTTCCTTCCAGAGCTAGAACCTGTTGCCCATGCAGGGCTCCTTGCTCTCCCTGAGGATGATGTTCCCAGCCTGCCAAGGAGCCCTTCCGGGAAGATGAAGGGACTCCCCAGCGTCACCCCAGCAGCTGCTGACCCACTGGTGACCCCTGAATTAGCTGATGTTTATAGGACCTACGATGCTGACATGACCACATCCGTGGATTTCCAGGACGAAGTAACCATGGATACCACAATGGCCCCAAACTCTCTGCAAACATCCATGCCAGGAAACAGAGCCCAGGAGCCGGAGATGATGTATGATGCGTGGCATTTCCAAGAGCCCTGA
- the AMBN gene encoding ameloblastin isoform X1, whose amino-acid sequence MSSIRLPLFKMKDLILILCLLEMSFAVPFFPQQTGTPGMASLSLETMRQLGSLQGLNTLSQYSRFGFGKSFNSLWMHGLLPPHSSLPWMRPREHETQQYEYSLPVHPPPLPSQPSLKPQQPGLKPLLQAAAATADEATAQKEALQPPIHLGQLLLQEELPLVQQQVAPSDKPPKPELPGVDVADPQGPSLPRVDFADPQGPSLPGLDFPDPQGPSIFQIARLISRGPMPQNKQSPLYPGMFYMPFGANQLNAPARLGIMSSEEMAGGRGDPMAYGAVFPGFGGMRSSLGGMPHKPAMGGDFTLEFDSPVAATKGPEKGEGGAQGSPMPEANPDNPENPAFLPELEPVAHAGLLALPEDDVPSLPRSPSGKMKGLPSVTPAAADPLVTPELADVYRTYDADMTTSVDFQDEVTMDTTMAPNSLQTSMPGNRAQEPEMMYDAWHFQEP is encoded by the exons ATGTCCTCCATCAG ATTACCACTTTTCAAAATGAAGGACCTGATACTGATCCTATGCCTCCTGGAAATGAGTTTTGCAGTGCCG ttctttCCTCAGCAAACTGGAACACCGGGTATGGCTAGTTTGAGCCTTGAG ACAATGAGACAGTTGGGAAGTCTGCAGGGATTAAACACACTTTCTCAG TATTCTAGATTTGGCTTTGGGAAATCATTTAATTCTTTGTGGATGCATGGTCTCCTCCCACCACATTCCTCTCTTCCATGGATGAGGCCAAGGGAACATGAAACTCAACAG TATGAATATTCTTTGCCTGTGCATCCCCCACCTCTCCCATCACAGCCATCCTTGAAGCCTCAACAGCCAGGACTGAAACCTCTCCTCCAGGCCGCTGCTGCAACCGCCGACGAGGCCACAGCACAGAAAGAAGCACTTCAGCCTCCAATTCACCTGGGACAGCTGCTCTTGCAGGAAGAACTGCCTCTGGTTCAGCAGCAGGTGGCACCATCAGATAAGCCACCAAAGCCTGAG CTCCCAGGAGTAGATGTTGCTGATCCACAAGGTCCATCA CTCCCAAGAGTGGATTTTGCTGATCCACAAGGTCCATCA CTCCCAGGATTGGATTTTCCTGATCCACAAGGTCCATCA ATTTTCCAAATAGCCCGTTTGATTTCTCGGGGACCAATGCCACAAAATAAACAATCtcca cttTATCCAGGAATGTTTTACATGCCTTTTGGAGCAAATCAATTG AATGCCCCTGCCAGACTTGGCATCATGAGTTCAGAAGAAATGGCA GGCGGGAGAGGAGACCCAATGGCCTATGGAGCCGTATTTCCAGGATTTGGAGGCATGAGGTCCAGCTTGGGGGGAATGCCCCACAAGCCAGCTATGGGTGGTGACTTCACTCTGGAATTTGACTCCCCAGTGGCTGCGACCAAAGGCCctgagaagggagaaggaggtgCACAAGGCTCCCCTATGCCGGAGGCCAACCCAGACAATCCAGAAAACCCAGCTTTCCTTCCAGAGCTAGAACCTGTTGCCCATGCAGGGCTCCTTGCTCTCCCTGAGGATGATGTTCCCAGCCTGCCAAGGAGCCCTTCCGGGAAGATGAAGGGACTCCCCAGCGTCACCCCAGCAGCTGCTGACCCACTGGTGACCCCTGAATTAGCTGATGTTTATAGGACCTACGATGCTGACATGACCACATCCGTGGATTTCCAGGACGAAGTAACCATGGATACCACAATGGCCCCAAACTCTCTGCAAACATCCATGCCAGGAAACAGAGCCCAGGAGCCGGAGATGATGTATGATGCGTGGCATTTCCAAGAGCCCTGA